In Candidatus Endomicrobium procryptotermitis, the following proteins share a genomic window:
- a CDS encoding nickel-dependent hydrogenase large subunit: MPKKLVIPIGPQHPALKEPASFDVTLQGEKVENILVKLGYNHRGIEKACESKPYLHDVYLIERVCGICSHSHSTCFIQAIEEIIGLNVPMRAKYIRSIIGEMERIHSHLLWLGVAAHEIGFDTLLMYTWRDREIIMDLLAFLTGNRVNYAVNVIGGVRKDIEESEKEQILKAIEALEERTKYYIQVCREEITLIKRLSKVGYLSPEDAIRMGVVGPTGRASKVTRDARAEDSYAAYGEIDFKVVSDDHCDVYGRALVRVGELMESYSIIRQLIKKLPDTPLKVPAPLRVPAGEAISRYEAPRGEDVHYVRSNGTDKPERVKLRAPTLANAQAVSTMLEKGYLADVTIVIAAIDPCFSCTDRMILAVNDNLSKSSSDITWKQLREQSIEWHKKKRGIDFAKVKLNIK, encoded by the coding sequence ATGCCTAAAAAATTGGTAATACCCATAGGTCCGCAGCATCCTGCATTAAAAGAGCCTGCAAGTTTTGACGTCACTTTGCAAGGTGAAAAAGTCGAAAATATTCTCGTAAAACTCGGATATAATCATAGAGGTATAGAAAAAGCCTGCGAATCAAAACCTTATTTGCACGATGTTTATCTTATAGAAAGAGTCTGCGGGATATGTTCGCATTCGCATTCGACTTGTTTTATACAAGCGATTGAAGAAATAATCGGATTAAACGTTCCGATGAGAGCAAAATACATACGTTCAATCATAGGCGAAATGGAGCGCATTCACAGCCATCTTTTATGGCTCGGAGTTGCAGCGCATGAAATAGGTTTTGACACTTTGCTCATGTACACGTGGCGTGACAGAGAAATAATAATGGATTTACTCGCTTTTCTTACGGGAAACAGAGTGAATTATGCAGTCAATGTAATAGGTGGAGTAAGAAAAGACATCGAAGAAAGTGAAAAAGAGCAAATACTAAAAGCTATCGAAGCTCTCGAAGAAAGAACAAAATATTATATTCAGGTGTGCAGGGAAGAGATAACACTGATTAAAAGGCTTTCGAAAGTCGGCTATTTGTCGCCGGAAGACGCCATAAGAATGGGTGTTGTCGGACCTACGGGAAGAGCTTCAAAAGTAACAAGAGATGCCAGAGCGGAAGATTCTTACGCGGCTTATGGCGAAATTGATTTTAAAGTGGTTTCGGATGACCACTGCGATGTTTACGGAAGAGCTTTGGTGCGCGTAGGCGAACTTATGGAATCTTATTCGATAATAAGACAGTTGATTAAAAAGCTTCCTGATACACCTTTGAAAGTGCCAGCGCCTTTAAGAGTACCGGCAGGTGAAGCGATAAGCAGATACGAAGCGCCCAGAGGTGAAGATGTCCATTACGTGCGTTCGAATGGAACGGATAAACCGGAAAGAGTAAAGCTCAGAGCTCCTACCCTTGCAAATGCTCAGGCGGTTTCGACAATGCTTGAAAAAGGTTATCTTGCCGACGTAACCATAGTTATAGCTGCAATAGACCCCTGTTTTTCGTGCACTGACAGAATGATACTTGCCGTAAATGATAATCTTTCAAAAAGTTCTTCGGACATTACATGGAAGCAGCTCAGAGAACAAAGCATAGAATGGCATAAGAAAAAAAGAGGAATCGATTTTGCTAAAGTGAAATTGAACATTAAATAA
- the fabG gene encoding 3-oxoacyl-ACP reductase FabG, whose protein sequence is MADKKENKIALVTGASRGIGAEIAKTLAKDGFDIWLNYRSNEERAQKVKNEIENVGRQCLLLKFDVANYDETDKALSPLLETQTPFAIVNNAGFRRDTLLIWMKQEEWKEVISVTLDGFFNITKTVLPFMLRNRKGRIINITSAAAHFGVPGQSNYSAAKAGLIGATKSLAAETAKRNVLINAVSPGFIETEMLEGLPMEQILKIIPLGRLGQARDIADMVSYLASEKSGYITGQVFQVTGGMGA, encoded by the coding sequence ATGGCAGATAAAAAAGAAAATAAAATTGCTTTAGTTACGGGCGCAAGCAGGGGAATCGGCGCTGAAATTGCAAAAACTTTGGCCAAAGATGGTTTTGACATATGGCTCAATTACCGTTCAAATGAAGAACGGGCGCAAAAAGTGAAAAATGAAATCGAAAATGTCGGCAGACAATGCTTGCTTTTAAAATTTGACGTTGCAAATTACGATGAAACAGACAAAGCTCTTTCACCTCTTCTTGAGACACAGACTCCGTTTGCCATCGTAAACAATGCGGGATTTCGCAGAGACACGCTTCTTATCTGGATGAAGCAAGAAGAATGGAAAGAGGTTATTTCCGTTACCCTTGACGGTTTTTTCAATATAACTAAAACGGTTCTGCCTTTTATGCTGAGAAACAGGAAAGGAAGAATTATAAATATTACTTCGGCTGCCGCTCATTTCGGCGTTCCCGGACAGAGCAATTATTCTGCGGCAAAGGCCGGTCTTATCGGCGCAACAAAATCTTTGGCAGCAGAAACGGCAAAAAGAAATGTTTTGATAAATGCCGTTTCCCCCGGTTTTATCGAAACGGAAATGCTGGAAGGTCTTCCGATGGAACAGATTTTAAAAATTATACCTCTCGGCAGGCTAGGCCAAGCTCGCGATATTGCGGACATGGTCTCGTATCTTGCTTCGGAAAAATCTGGATATATTACAGGGCAGGTTTTTCAGGTTACCGGCGGCATGGGTGCGTAA
- a CDS encoding NADH-quinone oxidoreductase subunit B family protein has translation MIKSVQKLINWARLKSPWVIHFNTGACNACDIEIVAALTPTYDLERFGIQLKGTPRHADVLLCSGPVTRQIKDRLVRIYEQLPEPKFVVAVGTCACSGGVFEGCYNMLSGIDEAIPVSAYIPGCPASPDAIIDGVSKLLKNFEEKVERYLKEKEGAKDGK, from the coding sequence ATGATTAAATCTGTTCAAAAACTTATCAACTGGGCTCGTTTAAAATCTCCATGGGTTATACATTTTAATACTGGAGCTTGCAATGCTTGTGACATTGAAATTGTCGCCGCATTGACGCCCACTTACGATTTGGAACGGTTTGGGATACAGCTAAAAGGAACACCAAGGCATGCTGACGTTCTTTTGTGCTCGGGACCTGTAACAAGACAGATAAAAGACAGACTGGTTAGGATATACGAACAGCTTCCTGAACCAAAATTCGTGGTCGCGGTCGGCACGTGCGCTTGTTCTGGCGGTGTTTTTGAAGGCTGTTACAATATGCTGTCTGGCATTGACGAAGCGATTCCAGTTTCTGCCTATATTCCGGGCTGTCCCGCAAGCCCCGATGCCATTATTGACGGCGTTTCTAAACTGTTAAAAAATTTTGAAGAAAAAGTAGAACGATATTTAAAAGAAAAAGAGGGGGCAAAAGATGGAAAATGA
- a CDS encoding NADH-quinone oxidoreductase subunit K: protein MSYESLMLFKLYLITAPVLFVIGVYAIIITRNIISIIIGLEIMTKGVTILLAAAGFFNGRPQTIEPLIITMIVVEVVILMISSGYIINLAKKHNSLSVENIKKVKG, encoded by the coding sequence ATGAGTTATGAATCTTTAATGCTTTTCAAACTGTATTTGATAACCGCTCCGGTCCTGTTTGTAATCGGCGTTTATGCGATTATTATAACGAGAAACATCATTTCCATAATAATAGGGCTTGAAATTATGACAAAAGGCGTTACTATTCTGCTTGCAGCAGCTGGCTTTTTTAACGGAAGACCGCAGACGATAGAACCTTTGATTATAACGATGATAGTGGTCGAAGTTGTCATTTTAATGATTTCGTCTGGATATATAATAAATCTGGCTAAAAAACATAATTCTTTAAGCGTCGAAAATATAAAAAAGGTTAAAGGATAA
- a CDS encoding hydrogenase 3 maturation endopeptidase HyCI, whose protein sequence is MEKIKNIIKNFLKDAERTVFLAIGSELRSDDSAGIIAANELLKKRLPENFKVMLGHTAPENLTGEIRRFVPSHLIICDAADSGLKSGEISIISPEDIQGAAFSTHMMPMSVFINYISHDTPCKTLIIGIQPENLEFGENVSMPVKEAAINIAEIILQSVPL, encoded by the coding sequence ATGGAAAAAATCAAAAACATTATCAAAAATTTTCTGAAAGACGCCGAGAGAACTGTGTTTTTGGCCATCGGCTCAGAACTCAGAAGCGACGATTCGGCCGGGATAATTGCCGCAAACGAACTTTTAAAAAAGAGACTGCCGGAAAATTTTAAAGTTATGCTGGGACATACCGCACCAGAGAACCTGACTGGCGAAATTAGGCGTTTTGTTCCCAGCCATTTAATAATATGCGATGCCGCTGACAGCGGTTTAAAAAGCGGAGAGATAAGCATAATTTCACCTGAAGATATACAAGGTGCTGCTTTTTCGACGCATATGATGCCAATGAGTGTGTTCATAAATTATATATCGCACGACACTCCGTGCAAAACACTTATTATAGGAATTCAGCCTGAAAATCTCGAATTTGGAGAAAATGTCAGCATGCCCGTAAAAGAAGCAGCAATAAATATTGCTGAAATTATATTGCAGTCTGTTCCTTTGTAA
- a CDS encoding NADH-quinone oxidoreductase subunit H, with protein MVSALFSIFIFPGFLFLFILALAAEYMDRKLYARMQNRVGPPWFQPFADLVKLLAKELIIPENADRKIFKLLPLVACAAAVTAFLFVPVWKPDTLFTFKGDIVAVIYIMTIPTLTYFLGGWYSRSLYSLIGSMRVLTQLFSYEVPLLMAVLAPGILASSWTFSTVINFYSGRGFLFLVNVIGFVVALIAVQGKLEKVPFDIPEAETEIVAGTFTEYTGPLYAYFKLAMNMQTIAVSTLLVAVFMPFGYNCGFIFGILVYLLKIAFIIALLTIIRTIFARIRMDQMVRFCWKYLAPLALLQLTINIIIKAATQ; from the coding sequence ATGGTTTCAGCTTTATTTTCAATTTTTATTTTTCCGGGTTTTTTGTTTCTATTTATTTTGGCGCTAGCTGCTGAATATATGGACAGAAAACTTTACGCCAGAATGCAAAACAGAGTAGGACCGCCCTGGTTTCAGCCTTTTGCTGATTTGGTCAAACTTCTGGCAAAAGAACTGATAATTCCGGAAAATGCCGACAGAAAAATTTTTAAACTTCTGCCTTTGGTAGCCTGTGCGGCGGCTGTTACAGCGTTTTTGTTTGTCCCTGTATGGAAACCAGACACGCTGTTTACTTTCAAAGGCGATATAGTTGCGGTAATTTATATAATGACAATACCAACTCTTACTTATTTCTTGGGAGGCTGGTACTCAAGATCGCTTTACTCGCTTATAGGTTCGATGAGAGTTTTGACACAGCTTTTTTCTTACGAAGTGCCGCTTCTTATGGCAGTTCTCGCTCCTGGAATTCTTGCAAGTTCATGGACATTTTCAACCGTCATAAATTTTTATTCTGGCCGTGGATTTTTATTTCTGGTTAATGTCATAGGTTTTGTAGTGGCGCTAATAGCGGTACAGGGAAAACTTGAGAAAGTTCCTTTTGACATTCCCGAAGCGGAAACCGAAATTGTCGCGGGTACGTTTACCGAATATACAGGACCCTTATACGCATATTTTAAACTTGCGATGAATATGCAGACGATAGCAGTATCTACACTGCTTGTGGCTGTTTTCATGCCTTTCGGTTACAATTGCGGATTTATTTTCGGGATACTTGTATATTTGCTTAAAATTGCGTTTATCATAGCTCTTCTTACCATAATAAGAACGATTTTTGCCAGAATAAGAATGGATCAAATGGTAAGATTCTGCTGGAAATATCTTGCGCCGCTTGCTCTGCTTCAGCTTACAATAAATATAATTATAAAGGCTGCCACACAATGA
- a CDS encoding 4Fe-4S binding protein, with the protein MKKLGKMLFEALSFLFKKPVTSEYPKKRRPIHDNIAGMISFEQIKCIGCGMCVRNCPAHAIKITKVADKVFSCVLSLANCIFCSQCVLSCPKKALHTTDNFELAQIDKSKLIVKLEELTPKMESVEPIKQQEIQTAKNEMVSIKKEIAAAVGNSENKAKDA; encoded by the coding sequence ATGAAAAAATTAGGAAAAATGCTTTTTGAAGCTTTATCTTTTCTTTTTAAAAAGCCTGTTACTTCGGAATATCCTAAAAAGAGACGTCCGATTCATGACAATATCGCTGGGATGATATCTTTTGAACAGATAAAATGCATAGGCTGCGGAATGTGTGTGAGAAATTGTCCCGCGCATGCGATAAAAATAACAAAAGTTGCCGATAAAGTGTTTAGCTGCGTGCTTTCTCTGGCAAACTGTATTTTTTGTTCGCAGTGCGTTTTATCGTGTCCTAAAAAAGCTTTGCATACTACCGACAATTTTGAACTTGCGCAGATAGACAAGTCCAAATTAATCGTTAAACTTGAAGAACTCACACCTAAGATGGAAAGTGTGGAACCTATTAAACAGCAGGAAATACAGACAGCAAAAAATGAGATGGTTTCCATAAAAAAAGAAATTGCCGCCGCCGTTGGAAATTCGGAAAATAAAGCGAAAGATGCATAG
- a CDS encoding complex I subunit 5 family protein, protein MNTLILFLIIIPIVCAAIVFLIPEKYKRYKDIFFIAVAVFNLWAVCFYFTKNIFIFCAGAAFDFSFSVIMSRFSELLLVISAVFVLLASIFAVNNMKNNPKSPLLNAGMLLAVSFVNGAVITDSLIFLLIFMEAMAIPFVMMILSSENDNKKLAVKAFTITAIADLFLMMGIGFIYSLAKTMNMSEVSLNLTGLLPITAFVCVIIGAAGKLGVMPFHSWLPEASEKTPVSFMVFMATAAEKILGIYILYVALKMFGVENGNCVTYILMGFAAVSAFVSALMSNSQKSFKKMLAYTSISQGSFMMIAMLTALPIAVAGAVLHLLAHTIYKSCLFFIAGIIDDSKTETVSYKKNPYIFLCFILAIASFIGIPFFAAFYSKEMIYEGALHLGVVWHIIMVLVTFFCSSAALKWLGKIFFNNDDEFFEYPLTSMIPVLTTAFLCLLCGIFRNIPEAIIQTVIPFPSEENANLILIIVSSSALGIVFINFIIGHKKYKNGLGFVKPIISSLGIDKLNENENADPYNMAMSIYDYFAEASFSFDKALNWVYDIAFVKPVLFCSQQLDKVHNGSLSRYILWALCGLALIILFFV, encoded by the coding sequence ATGAATACCTTAATATTGTTCCTTATCATCATTCCTATAGTTTGCGCGGCGATTGTTTTTTTGATACCGGAAAAATACAAGAGATATAAAGATATTTTCTTTATAGCCGTAGCAGTATTTAATTTGTGGGCAGTATGCTTTTATTTTACAAAAAACATATTTATATTCTGTGCAGGTGCAGCTTTTGATTTTTCTTTTTCGGTTATAATGTCCAGGTTTTCGGAACTTTTGCTTGTCATTTCGGCCGTCTTTGTCCTTTTAGCTTCGATTTTTGCCGTAAACAATATGAAAAACAACCCAAAAAGTCCGCTTCTTAATGCCGGGATGCTTCTTGCCGTGTCGTTTGTCAACGGAGCTGTTATAACAGATAGTCTTATTTTTCTTTTGATTTTTATGGAAGCGATGGCGATTCCTTTTGTTATGATGATACTTTCATCTGAAAACGACAACAAAAAACTTGCTGTAAAAGCTTTTACGATTACAGCAATAGCCGATTTGTTTTTGATGATGGGAATCGGATTTATCTATTCACTGGCAAAAACTATGAACATGTCAGAAGTTTCTTTAAATCTTACGGGCTTGCTTCCGATAACGGCTTTCGTATGTGTGATAATCGGTGCGGCGGGTAAACTTGGCGTGATGCCTTTTCACAGTTGGCTGCCGGAAGCTTCTGAAAAAACGCCAGTTTCATTTATGGTTTTTATGGCTACGGCAGCCGAAAAAATTTTGGGTATATACATATTGTATGTGGCATTAAAAATGTTCGGCGTTGAAAACGGTAATTGCGTGACTTACATTTTGATGGGTTTTGCGGCGGTTAGCGCGTTTGTTTCTGCTCTTATGTCAAACAGTCAGAAAAGTTTTAAAAAAATGCTTGCTTACACAAGCATAAGCCAGGGAAGTTTTATGATGATTGCCATGCTTACAGCTCTTCCTATAGCTGTTGCGGGCGCGGTTTTACATCTTTTGGCTCATACGATTTATAAATCATGTTTGTTTTTCATAGCAGGCATTATTGACGACAGTAAAACCGAAACTGTATCGTATAAAAAAAATCCGTACATATTTTTGTGTTTTATTTTAGCTATAGCTTCTTTCATAGGCATTCCTTTTTTTGCAGCATTCTACTCTAAAGAGATGATTTACGAAGGCGCTTTGCATCTGGGCGTCGTTTGGCATATAATAATGGTTCTTGTGACGTTTTTTTGTTCGAGCGCGGCTTTAAAATGGTTAGGGAAAATATTTTTTAACAATGATGACGAATTTTTTGAATATCCGCTGACTTCTATGATACCGGTGCTGACAACTGCTTTTCTCTGCTTGCTGTGCGGAATATTTAGAAATATACCTGAGGCAATAATCCAAACTGTGATTCCTTTTCCATCAGAAGAAAATGCAAATCTTATTTTGATAATAGTTTCCTCTTCGGCTTTAGGCATTGTGTTTATAAATTTTATAATCGGACACAAAAAATATAAAAATGGCTTAGGTTTTGTAAAACCGATTATTTCTTCTTTGGGAATAGACAAACTTAACGAAAATGAAAATGCAGACCCGTACAATATGGCAATGAGCATATACGATTATTTTGCCGAAGCTTCTTTCAGTTTTGACAAAGCTCTAAACTGGGTTTACGATATTGCTTTTGTGAAGCCAGTATTGTTTTGTTCACAGCAACTTGACAAAGTCCATAACGGAAGTCTTTCAAGATACATACTATGGGCGCTATGCGGGTTGGCTTTAATAATTTTATTTTTTGTATAG
- a CDS encoding NADH-quinone oxidoreductase subunit C — MENDHPISTKIISKYPELAESIKIQREKRIWLKVPYAQFREFLEFAAADLKVDIFCMLTGIDDKENYSFIYHMADADGLMLNIETSISKNGELVIKTVTDMYPAADLQEREVFDLLGIKIDGLKEGKRYPLPDDWPEGEYPLRKDWTQDRLDKKTPSQQVKEETNA, encoded by the coding sequence ATGGAAAATGATCACCCCATATCCACAAAAATTATAAGCAAATATCCCGAACTGGCTGAAAGCATAAAAATTCAAAGGGAAAAAAGAATATGGCTGAAAGTACCTTATGCTCAGTTTCGCGAATTTTTAGAGTTTGCCGCAGCAGATTTGAAAGTTGACATTTTTTGCATGCTTACCGGCATTGACGATAAAGAAAATTATTCTTTTATCTATCATATGGCTGACGCAGACGGGCTTATGCTTAACATAGAGACTTCCATTTCCAAAAATGGAGAGCTTGTAATTAAAACGGTCACAGACATGTATCCTGCGGCAGATTTACAGGAAAGAGAAGTTTTTGATTTGCTCGGTATAAAAATAGACGGTTTAAAAGAAGGAAAGAGATACCCTCTGCCGGACGATTGGCCCGAGGGAGAATATCCTTTAAGAAAAGATTGGACACAGGACAGATTGGATAAAAAAACTCCTTCGCAGCAGGTTAAGGAGGAAACAAATGCCTAA
- a CDS encoding NAD(P)/FAD-dependent oxidoreductase yields the protein MNYTLKDKYDVIVIGSGMSGLTSALLFANKGKKAAVFEQSLVVAPLLAGFNRQGVHFETGFHYSGVLGKDEAGGYMFKKLGLDVPVEACDPDGYDNAYLVKSKRVFKIPSGYERLEKRLIEFFPHEEQGIKKYLSMVREEIKGKPFLNFHKKWHSNEELFQFLSSGKTLDEVLNECFTEPELKTLLSFTSVLYGVPPKEASFMLHCCCSGIMYESAWKLKGGGDRLVDIFIKALKEKGTEIFTDKKVLKIEENGAIKKVICADGSHSNCDICVSAVHPKEFIKIAPQGVYRKKNIERINTMKETRGFFMLFGVIKGDFFGQNVNNAGFLDSEGLLNGFKDFMYVNVNSGKIFSRKSSENSRVICAVLSVDSDEKFWNIPENEYKTKKEKFTNEIKTRLDLQWPGISKNIKFIEASTPRTFKRYVNYYGSYGIMRRHNYANVIPITKVPGLFLVGQSIIAPGLVGAMISAFLLDKLIDRQNDIKENISLTTSA from the coding sequence GTGAATTATACGCTGAAAGATAAATATGATGTAATAGTAATAGGAAGCGGGATGTCTGGTTTAACTTCTGCTCTATTGTTTGCAAACAAAGGCAAAAAAGCTGCAGTGTTTGAACAATCTTTGGTTGTTGCTCCTTTACTTGCAGGCTTTAACAGGCAGGGCGTTCATTTTGAAACGGGATTTCATTATTCTGGCGTTTTAGGAAAAGATGAAGCCGGCGGATATATGTTTAAAAAACTCGGCTTAGATGTGCCAGTAGAAGCATGCGATCCAGATGGTTATGACAATGCTTATCTTGTAAAATCAAAAAGAGTTTTCAAAATACCTTCTGGCTATGAAAGGCTTGAAAAAAGGTTGATTGAATTTTTTCCGCATGAAGAGCAGGGCATTAAAAAGTATCTCAGCATGGTACGTGAAGAAATAAAAGGAAAACCTTTTTTAAATTTTCATAAAAAGTGGCATTCAAACGAAGAACTTTTTCAATTTTTAAGCAGCGGCAAAACGCTTGACGAAGTTTTAAACGAATGCTTTACAGAACCGGAACTTAAAACACTGCTTTCCTTTACGTCTGTTCTCTACGGCGTGCCACCGAAAGAAGCTTCGTTTATGCTTCACTGCTGCTGCAGCGGGATAATGTATGAAAGCGCATGGAAATTAAAAGGCGGAGGAGACAGGCTTGTCGATATTTTCATCAAAGCATTAAAAGAAAAGGGAACGGAAATTTTTACGGATAAAAAAGTTTTGAAAATAGAAGAAAATGGCGCAATAAAAAAAGTCATCTGTGCGGACGGTTCGCATTCCAATTGCGATATATGCGTCTCTGCCGTTCACCCAAAAGAGTTTATAAAAATCGCACCGCAAGGCGTTTATAGAAAAAAGAATATTGAAAGAATAAACACCATGAAAGAAACACGCGGATTTTTTATGTTGTTCGGCGTAATAAAAGGAGACTTTTTCGGACAGAATGTCAACAATGCGGGTTTTTTGGATTCGGAAGGGCTGCTCAATGGGTTTAAAGATTTTATGTATGTCAACGTTAATTCTGGCAAAATTTTTTCCAGAAAAAGTTCTGAAAATTCGAGAGTAATATGCGCGGTTTTGTCCGTGGACAGCGATGAAAAATTTTGGAATATTCCAGAAAATGAATATAAAACCAAGAAAGAGAAATTTACAAACGAAATAAAAACAAGGCTTGACCTACAGTGGCCCGGTATTTCCAAAAATATAAAATTTATTGAGGCCTCTACTCCCCGTACTTTTAAACGCTATGTAAACTATTACGGAAGTTACGGCATTATGCGCAGACACAACTACGCCAATGTTATACCCATTACGAAAGTGCCCGGACTGTTTCTTGTGGGTCAGTCGATTATAGCTCCGGGACTTGTAGGTGCTATGATTTCAGCTTTTTTATTAGATAAACTTATAGACAGGCAAAACGATATAAAAGAAAATATCAGCTTAACAACAAGCGCTTAA